tatatatattttcttataataaataaaatttatcggaCCTTCCTCAACAATAACAAACAAAGTTGATTTATATgaacttaataatttatgtatttcttttactttgaaactgaagataaaaaaaacaaatataaatataaggatAAAATATTgtggtattattattatataaagaGCAATTATACCATAAAAGTGCGGATTGCACGAGTGATTTCTGAGTCATGAAAAAAAGAGACGTAGCGAAGGTCATAAATGTGCGACAatccgttgaaaaaaaataaaaaatattgataaatttatatcattccCTTAATATTTGCCGGTAAATTTTCCTATGACATAAATTGACTAGACTACATTTGAATAaatgcaataattattatttatttatttaaaatatatataaatatatgagataatGCGCAATCTCATGAGTTTTCCAGTGTATCGGTTCCAGTCTACTGACCGATATCCTAATGACTAGACTGCAGTGAATGTTTTAActccatatatataatatatatatatatatatatattaactagTGATTAATAAATGTATCGTGATGAAGTTTATAAAcaagacatatatttttttatcaatacaaTGCAGCTgcatgaataataaaattgtctcgtcttgaagattaaaaaaaaaagtacgtaaggttttattgttttatttgagatgaaattatatattatatatttttaaaaatttatctcgtGTAGTATCTTTTGTCTTTGAGAGAACATACATTAgattaaagatttttaaattattaatcatttagAGATTAGTATCGTGAAAGTATTCAAGAGTTTCGCAGACTTTTATCATCTTCCCATTATCCGCTTATCAAACTTCAAAGAtagcaataaaattaaacatttaaaagtattgtgtattaaatttaaaaccgaGACAAATTATCGTTCATGAACTTTACgttatttatttgagaaatattttttttacaacaccgcgGTATTTAATCTTGACCCCGTTCAATTTAAATAGGCGCGTTCGCGCCAAACGGTTTTGGCGGTCGAATTTCGGGTCCTCGAccaatattcaaattttatgttttttttttttatccagatTTTTAGTgcggagtttttttttgtcaattgaAAAAGCCCttgagtaataattattacgacAGACGCAAATAAAAAGTGAAGTTAATTGACCTGAGATTTATAGCGCGacgctataaatatttatataattatatatttatagtttatatccaaggatttatatatttatttacttttatgtaATGACAATAcacagataaatttattaattttttaaattttcgcggtaattaattttttaaaaatttaaaaaatttaaatttttataaaaattattttgaaaatttttttgacttaaaaagtctttttttttaataattaattttttaatagaaatcaattacttgtaaaaaattttcattctcatatttataaaaaaaaaaaaaactatttttaataattagtaagatttatcttttatttatttatttagttaattaagTCTAGTGTAATGATCttgtatacataaatataacgaTAAGAGATATTGCAAATATTtgttcattcaaatttttattttgctgcaaaaaaaagtttttttaaaatttcaaaatatgaaatttttcttattattattaaataatgaaagaaatattttctttcataattttttccttgatTACTTGCAAGTGTGATAACGtcatgtataaaaaaaaatatcttctgacagtgatttttattattatcgataTGAACgcgataaatattaaatgctAATTGTGTACAAGCGCAAGTTTAACTCGCGAAGAAAAACTCCAAATATTTGGTATCAAATctggatattttatttatcaattctaattttttttttttaatagtaagtaaatgtttatttttttctaattaattgattaatcaaaatgagtaattaattacaactgacagattaaatatttataagaaaaataattggcgggaaaataaaattaattatttatgtttaaaaatagaatatgATTACTTGTGTATacattgatatatatatatatatatatatatatatatatatatatatatatatatatatttccttGTATGTAACTACGGTTCAAAAAAGTACAAAGTACAATTGTTacttttatcaacaattttttctatgaatattttttttataaatttttcttaatcagtcaaaattatgattcaattcaaaataaataaataaatttgcaattcaacaataaaaattataaattatctatatattttttttagacatatttataaatattttctgttaaatttaaaaatttaatgagaaaaataaaattttttttcttatgcataatttatgttaattttttaattatctaagaAGTTTTGAATAACAAAAGTAACAtgcattcataaataaataatacaataattattttaaattaagtgttcaaggatatttttaattattttttttatttttattacaaggaaaggcaataaataaaattttattgcgcAGACgtcagttatttaaaaaaattatttacattttaatattttttctgatgGACTAGGACTCTGTCATTTTTGCTGCcgctgataatttaaaaataataaatgattgtaattaaaatttaaaaaaattcaaatctttaCTGCTAATGATAAGTCATTAACTTATAACtttattactttcaaattagaatgttttatatttataacaatcaCTCAAGGACAATTCGtaatatttatctattaattagcaaattgactttcattaatttcaaatattttatttttaaaatctcggtGTCGATTTCATTTCGTCCTTAGAAATTTTGTAATCGACTCAtggttttaatgataaaaccGACAAGGACAAGAAGCTTTccaatttacttttatatgcAGGAAGACGTAATTGTATAAATAGTGTATGGAATTCTAATTACATCGAGTACAACATAATATATATTGggatacaataaataattgttatcattttacgcgtaatatttttaaaaaactttacttttgttatttaaataaaatagattatcAGTAAtttcatgattattattattgtctgTCTATtctagaataaataatatcagtaaatatatacatatatatatgtatttgtcGAGAAATagaagataaataataaaacggaatgtaaagaagaaatttaaaaaaatatggcggcaaaatcgaaaatttataGGCCGCGTTCATTgacatttcaaatattttttaatacttgagctgataaaataataattttaaagttcataatttaaatattgataatttatcagtAATTTGTATGCTAGTTTGTTGCTGaccaatgaattttttcgatataataattaattggtctgtaaaaatgaaatttaaaaagcgcgggctttttaaatttttaaaatttgacatGAGTgataatttcgaattttttcatttaattaggGATCAAAATTAACGTACGATGACAACAAAATTATGGAAAGCGTTTTCGAGAAGAAGAGTTGACGATGACCTGGAAGGAAAAGGTGAACTGGCGCGAGTGCTGGGATTATTTGACTTGACAGCACTGGGAGTTGGCGCGACTTTGGGGTTGGGGGTTTACGTTCTCGCAGGAAGTGTAGCAAAAGAAACTGCCGGTCCTGCTGTTTGCATTTCATTTCTCATCGCTGCATTTGCGTCAGCTCTCGCGGGTAagcgaaaattatttcaaaatttttataaatttttttattgataatttatttttaccacaGGTTTATGTTACGCCGAGTTCGCTTCGCGAGTACCCAAAGCAGGATCCGCATATGTCTATAGTTACGTTACCGTTGGAGAATTTATCGCTTTCGTCATTGGCTGGAATCTCATCCTCGAGTATGTAATTGGTGAGTTTTGTAACGAAGAAGTTCTCtgtatttaatttcaatttgtaaaattaattcttcAGGTACTGCGAGTGTTGCTCGAGGTCTCAGTAATTACGTCGACTCCTTGATTGACAATAAgatgagaaattattttttttcgattatgcCAATAGAGGTGTCATTTCTCTCAGACTACCCGGATTTTTTTGCTTTCGGTGTAGTCATGCTACTCATTATTCTTCTTTGTGTCGGAGTACAAGAGTCGTCGTACCTCAATATGGGATTTACGGCAATTAATTTGGTGACGATTTTAATTGTCATTGTCGCGGGATCTATCAAAGGTAAGCAGCAGTCAGCGAACCAATAAAACGacggaatttaaaataataaaatggttTTCATGTAAACTTTGCAGCTGATCCGGCAAATTGGAACATCGACCCGGCGAAAATTCCTCCAGAGTTCAAAAATGCTGGGACCGGTGGATTTATGCCCTTTGGAATAAGCGGAGTTATGATCGGAGCGGCGAAATGTTTCTATGGATTCGTCGGGTTCGACGCGGTCGCCGCCACGGGAGAAGAAGCGAAAAATCCACAAAAAACAATTCCGCttgcaataataatttctcTTGCTGTCATCTTCGCGGCCTACTTCTCTATCTCTACAGTTCTTACGATGATGTGGCCTTACTATGACCAAGtcagtcaataaaataaaaataaaatcctgtacacggaaagaaaattatggcagcggttcccataattttgtgaaattttttcctataccatcataggaattacgaccataaattatgggagcggtcctataattataggaatgtttcccataattataggaatagttcctataattatgggaatgatacgcataacactataggaatggttcctataattataggaatagttcctataatttataggaatactttctataatattatgggaatggttcccatattatcatgaaaaaattaatttaaagaagtgtggtaatcacttctacaatacacagaaatattattaaacataaaaacaaaaattcaaacattgaaaaaaaaaaatcgtatttggcaaaaaaacattaaaatttttaacaggaattttttgtcagcacaaaacattcaagaaaattcaaattttgggaaatttctacactatagtgcaaaaaaaaaattttatgatattatagggattgttcccataacattatgggaatagttcccataatattataggaatagttcctataccaatatgggaaccatccccataatgcatagcaaaacttcccataattttctttccgtgcagTCATCACTTaaggatttaatttaaataaataaattattttttttggcaaCAGGATTCAGAAGCGCCATTTCCTTATGCCTTCCAGCAAATTGGCTGGCCGGCAATTATGTGGATCGTTAATGTCGGCGCTGTCTTTGCTCTCTGCACTAGTCTTCTCGGCGCAATGTTCCCACTTCCTCGAATTCTCTATGCCATGGGAAGTGACGgggtgatttttaaatttcttgccAAAGTTGACAGAAGAACTCAGACACCAATACTAGGAACAATCGTTTCCGGTCTACTAATAGGTACCAATAAAATCTAATTTACCCCCAATTTAATGTccgaagatataaaaaaaaaatatttatattctattCCAGGTTTAATGACTCTCATGTTCAATCTCGAGCAACTGATCGACATGATGTCCATTGGAACCCTGCTGGCGTACACCATAGTCGCCATTTGCGTCCTTCTCCTCAGGTACCAGAAGACAAATCAAACTGTAAAACTTCCCGCCAGTACGATGTTGGAAGATGATCTGTCCCCATTAGATTATTTTAAACGGATCTTCAATATCTACAACCAGAAAGTCGCCACCAAGTTATCCAGCAGAGTCGCCAGCTGGGGTGTCTTCGTCTTCTGTAAGTCATATTTCTTCTCTGGCTTATTTCTACTAACTAACGAATATACTTTTTGTCCACAGCAATTTCAGTATTTATCCTGGGTGTGATTATCACCCACACAAGCTTTGAAAATAATCCAttgaatatatttacatatataattttaacattGATTGTTTTGATTATCATTTTTACTGTCATTGCCATCAGCAGACAACCGGTCGATCCAATATCCCTCGACTTTaaagtaattcaaaaaatattttttttcgcgggatttatttgaatattatatttgatttatttatttaaataggtTCCATTTGTGCCGATCGTTCCTTGCtgcagtatatttataaatttatttctcatgCTGCAACTCGACGTTTTTACATGGATACGATTTGTCGTGTGGATGATTataggtaattattatttatataatttatatattaattactacGGAGTAGTAATAGAGGTGccgttttggacacttgaaaaatttgaaaaaaataatatgacactaaagttagccgacgtctaacaattttttgattttttttagacgttaaattataaaaaaaaaaaaatgataaaattgcacctgtggtttttttaattttctgcaggcatatttttagttttaatttttttgtaattgatttggtgaaa
This sequence is a window from Microplitis mediator isolate UGA2020A chromosome 3, iyMicMedi2.1, whole genome shotgun sequence. Protein-coding genes within it:
- the LOC130664471 gene encoding cationic amino acid transporter 3-like, whose protein sequence is MTTKLWKAFSRRRVDDDLEGKGELARVLGLFDLTALGVGATLGLGVYVLAGSVAKETAGPAVCISFLIAAFASALAGLCYAEFASRVPKAGSAYVYSYVTVGEFIAFVIGWNLILEYVIGTASVARGLSNYVDSLIDNKMRNYFFSIMPIEVSFLSDYPDFFAFGVVMLLIILLCVGVQESSYLNMGFTAINLVTILIVIVAGSIKADPANWNIDPAKIPPEFKNAGTGGFMPFGISGVMIGAAKCFYGFVGFDAVAATGEEAKNPQKTIPLAIIISLAVIFAAYFSISTVLTMMWPYYDQDSEAPFPYAFQQIGWPAIMWIVNVGAVFALCTSLLGAMFPLPRILYAMGSDGVIFKFLAKVDRRTQTPILGTIVSGLLIGLMTLMFNLEQLIDMMSIGTLLAYTIVAICVLLLRYQKTNQTVKLPASTMLEDDLSPLDYFKRIFNIYNQKVATKLSSRVASWGVFVFSISVFILGVIITHTSFENNPLNIFTYIILTLIVLIIIFTVIAISRQPVDPISLDFKVPFVPIVPCCSIFINLFLMLQLDVFTWIRFVVWMIIGFCIYFFYGIRYSLQGQRDRLLTNPPPHAYTNPVRLVTKF